In the genome of Candidatus Deferrimicrobium sp., the window TTCGGTCAGATCGGCGGGGCTACGATGCGGCCTGCCGCCGACTCCGCGGCGTACCCCCATCGCAACACTATGTATGTTTGCAACGTACACGGTCGTTGGGAGACCCCGGCGGAAGACCGGAAAGGCATGGAGTGGGCCCGGGGGTTCTTCCGCGACACGGCGCCGCACGCCACGGGCGGGGTGTACGTCAATTTCCTTACCGACGACGACCCGGACCGGATCAAGGAGGCCTATGGTCCGAACTTCCACAGGCTGTCGGAGATCAAGAAAAAATACGACCCGCAGAATCTGTTTCGAACCAATCAGAACATCCGTCCCACCCAATAAGGAGGGAGGGAGTCAATACCGTCGAATCGGTTCCAACGTCCCGGGGGGGGCTCCCCCCCGGGACGGCTTGGGATGGTTGTCGGCCGTGCGAAGGTCTGTTCGCGGCATGAGGCAGAGATGAAGAGATCCCGGCCAGGAATCGCATTGCTCGCGTTGCTGCTCGTATCCTTGCCCGTACTGGCGATCGCCAACTCCGAGATCGCCGGCTCGACGGATGGCGGCGCGTTCTACAAGATCGTCGTCCCCGATCCCTGGAACGGCGATCTCGTCATCTGGAACCACGGGTTCAGCCTTGCTCCCCCTGCGCGGGTGAACGACCTCGGGCCTATCGCCGAACTCCAGCTTTTCGAGGGGTACGCGGTTGCCGCCTCGAGCTATCAGCAGGCCGGTTGGGCCCTGTTCAAGAGCCGGAACGACCTTGAGAATCTGGTCGGCGTGTTCAAGGAGAAATTCGGGACTCCGAAAAGGCTATTCCTGACCGGCGGCTCCCTCGGCGGACTCGTGACCATCGCGGCCATCGAGGATGCGAACCTCGGGAACGTTGTGGGGGCCTTCCCGTTTTGCGGTGCCGTGGCAGGCAGCCGCAACTGGGACGCCGCCCTGGACCTGCGACTGGTCTACGACGCGGTTTGCGGCGGCGTGACGGGGGCCGCGATCCCCGGAGGAGCGGAGGGGCTGCCGTCACAAGCTTCCTTCACGCAAAAGAACCTGGCGGCTGCGGTCGATGCGTGCACGGGCATCCTGACTCCTCCGGCGTCCCGTACATCCGGGCAGAATTTACGCCTGAGGAAGATCCTGGACACGCTCCTCATTCCCGAGAACTTCCTGTTGACCGACATGGGATACGTGACGTTCGGCATGAGCGACCTGGTCCACGACCCGCGGAAGTTGTCCGGCAAGATCGGTATGGGGAACGCCGGCGTCGATTACGGCGATCCGGCGATCAACGCCTCGATCAAAAGAGTGGTGCCAAATCCGGGCGCCGCGAACCGTCTCGGGAAGAATTACACGCCAACCGGAAACGTGGGAAAAACGAAGATTGTCTCCCTGCACACCGACAAGGACGGCCTCGTACTGGTGGAAAACGAGGGGGAGTACGCCAAGCTGGTACCGGCGGGAAACCTCACCACGGCGATCGTCGTGGAGGGTGTGCCCACGCACTGCGGATTTACCAAGGCCGAGACGGTGGCCGGCTGGGAATCGTTGCGAGCCTGGGTCGGCGGTGCTGCCCAACCGACGGCGGCCAGTATCAAGTTGACCTGCGATTCCCTGCTGCCGGCATACAGTGGACCCTGCCGGATCGACCCGGGTTTCGTCATCCCCGACATGGATGGGAGGATCCGCCCCCGGTAAGAGCCGGGGACCACGTTCACGGATCCTGCCCAGGCGGCCCCGCATCGCGAGCTACGTCGGTCTCGGTTCCCCCGGTGAGGGCGAGCAGCTCGTCGGGGGTGGTCACGAACATGTTGTTCGTCGCCCCCGCGGCGGGATAGATCGTGCCGAACCTGCGCAGGGAACGGTCGAGATAGATCGGAACGTCGTCGGGCAAAGCCACCGGAGAAACGGCCCCGACGGCGAACCCCGTGCGTGCGACCACGTCGTCCGGCCCCGCCAGCCGCACTCTCTTCCCGTAACCCAGCGCACGGACCTTCTTCGTGTCCACCCGGCGATCCCCGGAGATCACGACCACGATCGGCATTTCATCGGACAGCAACAGGATCGTCTTCGCGATCTGGCCGACCTGGACGCCGAGAGACCGGGCGGCAAGCTCCGAGTTGTGTGTCGACTCCTCGAAGCGGTGGATCTCCTTCGGGACACCCGCGGACTCGAAGAACGCCCGCACCTCGTTTTCGCCGCGTGTCCGCATCGCGCCACCCCTCCCGGAAACGTTCCCGCCATTATAGCCGGGGCGCGGACGCCTGGATCGTCGTAAAATGGGGCGACAAGGCGAAGGGGGAGGCACGTTTGCAGGGAGACAGCGAAGCGATCCTGTGTCGGGTCCTCGATTCGATGACCAACGGCGTGATCGCCATCGACCGGGAGGGGACGATCTTCGTCTTCAACGACGCCGCCGCGCGACTGCTCCACGTCGGGAAAGAGGACGCCCTCGGCAAACGTCTCCTCGACATCGTTCCCAATTCCGGCCTGGTGAGCGTTCTCCGGACCGGCGCGCCGGAGACGGGCCGGCCCCAGCAGATCGGCGCGCGGTCCGTCATCGCCGACAGGGCGCCCATCTTCCGCGACGGGGAACTGATCGGCGCCGTGTCCGTCTTCCAGGACGTGACCGAGATGGAGAAGATGTCGCGGGAGCTCGATTCCACGCGCGCCCTGGCCCGGACGCTTGAGGAGGTGCTCGCCGGCGCCGGGGAGTGGATGGTGGTCGTCGACGCCAATGGGATCGTCACGATGATCAGCGAGGAGTATGCGGAGTTCAACGGGACGACGGTCGCCGACGCCGTTGGGAAGCACGTGACGCAGGTGATCGAGAACACCAGGATGCACACCGTGGTGAAGACCGGGACGGCCGAGATCGGGGAACGCATGACGATCCGGGGCCGCGCCCTGATCGTCAACCGGATCCCCCTGAAAGACGGCGACCGGGTCATCGGGGCGTACGGGCGGGTGGTCTTCAAGACCGTGGAGCAGCTCCGGGAGCTGGCGTCGAAGATGAACCTCCTCGAGTCGAAGGTGAAATATTACGAGGAGGAGCTCACGCATCTGCGGGGCGCCCGGTACACCTTCGGGAGCATCGTCGGCGCCGGCGCCGCGATCACTGCGGCCAAGGCGGAGGCGGAGCGGGCCTCCCGGACCGATTCGACCGTGCTTCTGCGCGGGGAAACGGGGACGGGGAAGGAGCTGTTCGCCCACGCCATCCACGCCGCGGGCCCCCGACGGGCGGGACCGTTCATCAAGCTCAACTGTGCCGCCGTCCCCACGGAGCTGCTCGAATCGGAGCTGTTCGGATACGAGGAAGGGGCGTTCACCGGGGCGCGTCGGGGGGGGAAGCCCGGCAAGTTCGAACTCGCTGCGGGCGGGACCCTCTTCCTCGACGAAATCGGCGATATGCCGCTGCCGATGCAGGCGAAGCTTCTGAGGGTCCTGCAGGAAAAGGAGGTCGACCGCCTCGGGGGAACCGGTTCCCGGCGGGTGGACCTCCGCCTGATCGCGGCCACCGCCCGGAACCTCGAGGAGATGGTGGGGCAAGGTACGTTCCGCGCCGACCTGTATTACCGCGTCAACGTCATCCCGATCCGCATTCCACCGTTGCGGGAGCATTGGGAGGATCTGGGCGCGATCGCGGAGTCGTTCCTCGCCCGGCTTTCCGCCGACACTGGCGAGCCGAAGCGTCGGCTTTCCGCGGAGCTACTCGAGGTTCTCCGAACGTATCCCTGGCCGGGGAACGTTCGGGAGCTGCAGAACGGGCTCGAGCGGGCGGTGGCGATGTCGCCCCGCGAGGTCCTTCGGCCGGAGCATTTCCCCGCTCACCTGCTTCGGTTCGGGCCTGGCGTGCGGAAGGAGTCGATCCCGGCTCCGGCCGGTATGGAGGGGGAGGATACATCGGCAAACGCTCCCGGATCGCTCGCTTCCGTGAAGGCCGAGGCGGAGCGGTCCGCCATCCTGTCGGCCCTCGCGGCGGCCGGAGGAAACAGGACGAGGGCTGCGGAGCTTCTCGGGATCCACCGCGTCAAGCTGCACGAGAAGATAA includes:
- a CDS encoding YbaK/EbsC family protein; translation: MRTRGENEVRAFFESAGVPKEIHRFEESTHNSELAARSLGVQVGQIAKTILLLSDEMPIVVVISGDRRVDTKKVRALGYGKRVRLAGPDDVVARTGFAVGAVSPVALPDDVPIYLDRSLRRFGTIYPAAGATNNMFVTTPDELLALTGGTETDVARDAGPPGQDP
- a CDS encoding sigma 54-interacting transcriptional regulator; its protein translation is MQGDSEAILCRVLDSMTNGVIAIDREGTIFVFNDAAARLLHVGKEDALGKRLLDIVPNSGLVSVLRTGAPETGRPQQIGARSVIADRAPIFRDGELIGAVSVFQDVTEMEKMSRELDSTRALARTLEEVLAGAGEWMVVVDANGIVTMISEEYAEFNGTTVADAVGKHVTQVIENTRMHTVVKTGTAEIGERMTIRGRALIVNRIPLKDGDRVIGAYGRVVFKTVEQLRELASKMNLLESKVKYYEEELTHLRGARYTFGSIVGAGAAITAAKAEAERASRTDSTVLLRGETGTGKELFAHAIHAAGPRRAGPFIKLNCAAVPTELLESELFGYEEGAFTGARRGGKPGKFELAAGGTLFLDEIGDMPLPMQAKLLRVLQEKEVDRLGGTGSRRVDLRLIAATARNLEEMVGQGTFRADLYYRVNVIPIRIPPLREHWEDLGAIAESFLARLSADTGEPKRRLSAELLEVLRTYPWPGNVRELQNGLERAVAMSPREVLRPEHFPAHLLRFGPGVRKESIPAPAGMEGEDTSANAPGSLASVKAEAERSAILSALAAAGGNRTRAAELLGIHRVKLHEKIKRYGIASSSERQK